The genomic DNA tactaatggcaaaattttgacatgaagtgtataatgtgtgaagacttaagtccaaatatcaaacactttcacaaaaggtacaagcataaaaaacaagtgtgcttttattcaaaaatataaccaaagaaagaTATCAGGTTAGGGTATAATACTGACATGACCGTTTGGGTGGTGCCAGCAGTAAGAAgtactgactcataatcaagaggttgccggTTTGATTCCGGGTGCTTCCCAGATTACCCATtgtgagtagtgagctgttcttattgttactattatagaataaaacataAATTTGCTTTGAgcctgtaacagccagtgtaaatttatggtacttgttaaaagttagcttttttttttttctttttttttataattcagttttattctctgtcatgttcacgctccccccaatctgacactgctgttttcaaataaagacatgctaaaGCAGAGTTGAACTGAGATGAGGATGAAGGTGCTACtgtacatcggagaaagagaatagtagccctccccgcaagaaacatccactcacacataagaacaatgcagctgcaccaagcATAAAGGCGAAAGGTGGCACTGTTTGGAGGCAGCAACAAGTTGGCTGTCATTCTGCCAGTGAATCGGCCACAtacatgtccttcaatgaaacagcaggccTACAGAAGTTGCCAAGGTATTGTGcgaagttctgtttgtgattatgttttctgatggtctttatataaaatacatttatatgttaattatataaaagccacatcgaatgttgtttacttatatttatttagttattttcctacagcgtaaagtcacaagtagactgcagagcttcctctgtttgatcgacataggcatgctgacaaagtatatGTGCAATTCCACTccatgcctgtgtcgatcaaacaccgCCAGCTCTCCAGTATACttgtgagtactgagaaaagcgctatataaatgtaatgaattattattattattattattattgtgactttatgctgtaggaagataactaaataaatataggtaaacaacatttcatgtgacttttatataagtaacatataaatattcTTCATACAAAGACCAACAAAAACATAAtcgcaaacagaactttgcacaataccttggcgagctctgtaggtCCTGCTCTTTTGTTGaaggacatatacagtatgtggcagattcactggcaggatgatgcctaCCCTATTACTATATctaaacggtgccatcttttgcctttatgcctggtgcagctgtgttgttcttatgtgtgagtggatgtttcttgcagggagggcttctgttctttctctgatgtagaaccctcatcctcatcagaGTTCACCTCTGTTCTACcaccacgtctttatttgaaaactaacagtgtcagatcggtagaagtgtgaacgtgactgaaagaaaaaaaactgaataatgcaaaaaaaaaaagaaagctaacCTTTACGAGttccataaatttacacctgctgttacagactcaaatcaaatgtatgtttttattctataatagtaacaataagaacagctcactactcaaaacagaaaaTCTAGGAAGCACCCggaatcgaaccggcaacctcttgattatgagtcggcagttcttacctctgcaccagccaagcggaCGTATCAGCCTCATCCCCCTATCcaaatttccttttctttggttattttcttgaataaaagtgcacttgttttgctatacttgtaccttttgtgaaagtgtgtgtttgatatttgcacttcagtcttcacacattatacacttcatgtcaacattttgtcattagtactataacatgcaaAAACTTTGTTTTAGTTATGCGTTCAACATTTCTTCGCCTCTCATTTCCTGTCACCCAACATTTACCCATATCGTTGTAGactacggaacacacatgaaatgcaagtattccaaataatggtatattatttaccctatacaattccaggcacctcacaaccAGATTTAGAGCCTTTTATCTGGCAGAACTTAAGCTGCATCAGTGgggaatgggacagcaggctgcttgctgccagtgctgattgacacatatgcaaaacaaagacgctgatgaggaggtacgaatgaatttaaggtgacccggcattacgactttttgcgtaggcttcagggattctagtgttaaattaagtAATTAGATATTAACGTTTTTCTGTTCTCTGTTAGGAATATGCAGTATTatctaattatttaaaataactgtTTTACTTGTACATTTCTGTCTTTTAGAACACCGGAGAAGCGGAGAGATGAGCGTATGCAGGTGGATGCCAAGTCAGTTCATGGAGATTCTTACAGATATAATATGAATTACCCAAGCATCGGCATGTGCTACATTATAAACAACAAGAACTTTGACCCTAAAACAGGTAGTTAAGATTAAGGTTCTGAAAATAGTGCTTGTAGGTTTAGATGTGAAGTGctctgtgtgtttttaaatgcttgTCTTATTATTCTTTATATAATTTCTGAGATTGTCTATTTTAAGGTTCGTATATATCATGATAAGGAATGTATATTAATTTGGAATTCGTTTTTTTCACCCCCAGAAGTCTTTGCTTCCCTTTTTTAATGCAGTCTCTACTAATACTGTTAATAAGGTGACAGAAGGTATTCAAAGTATTGTAGACACCATCTTAAATAAACTAATGTCCTCATTGTTGCGTCACTGGCCGCTATCatcaaaaaaatgcttttataacTTAAGTTTGAAATAATGTACCAGCTGCAGTCCCTAGCAAATTTGTAAAAGCTTCTGATATGAGCATTTTCTTGCAATTCTTTCTCCTTAGAAACCTGGAACAAATCTGAGTTTAATATCTGCCGATGCAATAGAATTTTCACATTTTGGGTTTTACATGTGGCCTTGGAAATGCTACCACCATCTAATGTTAAAATAGAATTTATCCTATATATGTACCTAAAGTCTGTTTTAAACAGCTAGCAATTTAAGAAGATGTACTCTGTTTGTTTATATTGAAATTCAACAAAATATAAACCAATACAAGTTTATCCAGTCTGTCTTTTTATAGATATTAAATATTTGTGTAACTTGTTTTGTACAGGAATGAATGTTCGAAATGGAACTGATGTAGATGCCGCACAACTGcgtcaaacatttaaaaagctggGGTACAAAGTAAAAGTTGATAATGACCTTAAATGTGCAGAgattgtaaataatttaaaaaaaggtaagAAACCTAATTTAGACATATTGAACAGTTGGAACAATGTATTTAACTTAATGTATATTTGTCTagctgtttggttttttttttactatatttggtaatttgctgattttttttttttttttttaataccttctgccattaattttctaaactggtTTATTTCATTATAGGATTCTGCAGAGCAGATGTGTACCCAAAAAGGATAAGGCTCAAGATATGAGCATACTCTGGATGGGATTTCCATCCATGATGGGACACTCTCACTCATTCTACTAGATTAATTTAGAATCCTCAATTAGCAAAATTTCTTTGAAATTTGAGGGGAAACCTTATCCAAGAGAGAACTTGCAAATGCGACACAGATGATTCTATAGCTAAGGAATTCCATAGTTTCAGAACAACCAGATAAAGAGGTGCTCTAAAGATCTCACTTGAATGGTACTGTTAACCccttaagtaataaaaataacttactaTTTATAttagaattaacactagaattaccagagcctacaaaaaaactcatagatacggcccaccttaaattcattcacacccctccctcagcgtcttttgtcctgtaaatgtgccgattaaggcaagcagccagctattccatccgccaccgccgcagaccgtgcacaaccttctcccagctcatgccttgattgattatctgagagtgaattaagtactggagttttagagtggaaataatagatcacatgccaggtcctccctgcatggagtttgtgtaTTCTCCTAGAATGTGTGGGTTTCCCCCCATATTACAAAGAAATGTGGATTGGAAatgctgaattggccctagtgtgcattTTTATTCTGTGATGCGCCCTATACTTGctcccctgcaaccctgttcagaattaagtgggtttagaaagtgGGTGGGTGGATGAATGATGTACTGTCTGAGGATTTCTTCCAAATcgatttataaattttaatgtgtaataataaattaataccaGTGAGTATCAGAAGAAGACTTCAAATGTTTAGCTGGAATCATGGTATGATCATCTGTGCCTTGTTGAGAACTGTTAAACAGGTGCATTAAACTGTAGGtcaaagagaataaaactgaaacacaaggaaaacatataGGACAAAACACTACAACCTGTTTTAATTATGTcagctaactttttttttttttttcttcttaaaattataaaaattctcTTAAGTCATTAAGTTATCATTCTATTAACTGCCTATTTaatgtcaaattatttttaatgtaaggaTTTAATAAGCCCTATCTTTTATAAATGTGTGAGGGCTGAAACAGTTATCTTTTACTACTGACCTACAAAGCAAAGAAATAAGAAGCAGGTGGCCAAATGTATCACTGGAAGATAACCTGTCCAGTTTCATACATTACTGTTTTGTTTCTGCCTACATTTCTATATTATcctgatatttccctctacttaccctttacctattttcttcaaggataagtgtactcatcaggttcaTTACTGGGTTGGTTTACTGTTGTACCGTAATtttaacaaacacacacatagatatacacacacaaccTAACCACAAAATATATCGTATGAAAGGTGTATACATATGTACAttattccctagcactttaacccatACATGTACCGTGTTAATAACACATGCACTGTCTGCTTTCCCTAGTACTCCAAGTGACTTACTTATCATTGGCATGAGCAACATACAATGTCTTAGATATGGCTTGGAccaaaatgttacttttggtctccaagaatatatttgaacatacaaaggctcaacatccttggctgtaggccatttatcaaccaatgaATGTCATTCTTTAATGCAGTGTTCATTATTGGACAGAACTGTTCATCCTCAGCTCGATAAACCTTGCAGTTTGGATCTTATGGCACTTCctcactgctccaggtgctctaaatttaccttattacttcaatcactctagatatgtATACAAAGTTCAAGGTCGTGGTatgtattaaagaacaataatagtAAGGaaaatagtagtaatagtagagAAAAgcctaaaagaaaatgtggatagcaaagtctgaaaatatatatatatatatatatatataatatttttataaactttttctaCAGATTATAAAGATGTCAAAGATTAATGTCCCAGGGCGGTGTTGATTTAGCAATCAGTGTTCATAGAATTCTTTAGCTGACGATTGGATCAAAATTGCCGCACGTTGCTCTCACCCTCTACTGGCGCTGTTCTCGCCCTCTACATGTTTAGTCcatcatgtttattttaaaattcgcAACACATGATTGTTAcatacacctgattggctggctgtcaatatgatgaataaatttgctcaaactctttaatctgtgTGAGTGTGTCAGTTTCCCAAACAATAacgtttttgatgttttaagaacTTTCCTGTCCCAAGCTGCAAACTAATTTAGTCCTAAGTGCAACCGATGTTACTGTGCATTGATTACTAGTACAGTTCGGTAAAAGAGGATGCCTTGATGTTAAAATTGCCCATGCAAGTGTCTTGTATTTAAATTTATCTTGTTTGGCTTGAGTGAAATACATTGGCAAATATAGACACAAAATTGAAGATTTTGCACACCAGAACACTCCAccccaattgttttgtcttggtagagttctatattactttattttccccttttgtattctttattgtgtagcctttgtcagaatgcctcaaatcccatagacttaccactgtttataaggtattgtactttataaattTTCTCCACCTACCATTCtaaatctataacctcaggcaattgcACACAAGGAGGAGTTAGTTGAAACTTTAGTTAATGTATTATtgctaatattcataaaataacagtaagcaaagtacaagtcaacattggcaaccatacagcctGTTAAATGCAGATGTGTAGTTTAAggaggcacacagacttgtagttactttaaataTCTCTAGTTAAGCCATCATTTCTAGCTTTCTTCAAGACAGGCCACACGCCTgtgtcaatatggctgctgagctgtgctcttcagtgTGCTATCCTTTTCATGGTAatggtgagagagagaagaaggggTAAAGCAGccaaatttatacattctctgTTCACATCCTACGGCCAACAGGGCATTGTGTTACAGAATGGTTTCTGATTCAAAGCCAAACagccaactttagaccaatagaattctggtacAACACATCCATCAACTGCTGTATTTATGGCTTTGTGATGGCCCACAGGCTGTTAGTCCAATATAGTCAttcttgccaaactggttttaggcacttccacCCCCTTACTACCTTTTTATTACATACCCTCAAGTAGTGATTTGGTTAGCTGAATCTTGCCAAATTGGTTTTAGGCATTTCCCCCAAATGTGTAATAAAAGACTTTAAACTTGAAAACTTCTCACCAGTAAAACGTTACTATTACAGTtgttttgtctaaattacaaataaagacatacaaaatatttctcAACTTACATGCAAAATTACACACCACAACAATTTCCAAATGCAAATTACACAAATTGTGACAATTATGAAACTTCAAAATAATCTCAATTagtttgttttaatgtttgataTGTGCAATATGCTTATAAGGTATGTAAGAAGTGTTTTAATGTAGAATTGAATGTCTGTTGAGAATACAAAGTTCAATATTTTTATTCAAGCATAGGATACAAAATGGATTTAGGGGCATGGCCCCAGACTcgggtaaatgttaaaatgagACCATAAGTCAGAAAAGGTGAATTTCCCTTTTAACAAAATGTAGGTAAATTCCAGttatatacacatgcatacataaatgtatatatgtagctTTGCACATTGCAAGTAAATCATCTCAACCACCTAAAATCATATCAATCTGCTAATGTTGTTatatagtagttgtagtagtgaATGTGAAAGGGTAACCTGTACATGGGTTAGGGGTGGAACACCCCCTTAAATGTGAAAACTGGTGAATGATACTTAGGCCTCCCAACTATGGTGGTGTGTGTCACAGTGGGATATTTTACTGATGcaattgctttttgatttatttatttttcttacccTGCTGCTCAACAGGTGCTAGAATGCACATGCAGTTGCCATAATGAGCAAATTTCCATTTAGttgttgtcacaaacttgactcagaGACACAAAGTTTTGTGGCAGCCACCCTTGTAATTGCtaccctggctgcaaagtcgtaaaattgtatacagcactgatgtgcacaaaactgagggaaaaggtggaggcttttaaagaggaagacagaaagtgagatcaaaggggatgggctcatgaaggtcttcagccataggttcgagcctggacgtgacatcacaggggccggagccagcaaggactccttccataggctccgtcccagaagtgacatcaagaggaccaggtagaatctcccgtgaatggtctgcaggaaagggagaaaaagagtcattgcactctgccacatcccagtataactcggaactgcccttactcaagccctttagctgcctcccatgcgcacgtttgTGACACACATCCCAGTAtaactcggaactgcccttactcaagccctttagctgcctcccatgcgcacgtttgTGACACTGTGTAGCAAGAGCATGGCATCAACTGGGGTTGGCTGCACAAACAAATAGGAGAGGAGTGAGtaagaaaggagaaaatgaaattgAGAAGTGAGCGAGGGCTTGAAAAAGCCGAGACCTGAGAAGGATAACAAGAGCTCTACTCTGGTTTCAGAGAGAGAGGAGTGACCACATGGGAGGAGATGTCAGCATCTGCTGAATAACTAGGGGAGGAGTGAGTGCAGAAGGTAGCTGGTGTTGAGTACTTTTCaaaccaaaaataatattaaatattttgagaGGGAGTGATCCAGACACAAGTACACAAACACAAGGGTACAAATGACATGTATTTTATTACACTATATTACTTTCACAGATTATTCTCCAATGCACCAGTAATTACAAGCACAATCCAATACTATTATTTCCTCCACTCTCCTCTAGGTAAGCCTCGTCCTCTACCTCCTGACTCCCACTCCCCGAGTGAGGCGAGATGTCACCTTGGATTTGGGAGCTCTTCCTGTGCCATGGCAATGCATGGTGGAAGCACTTACGGGTTGCACAGTGGCTGCCCATAACAGGGAGGTCCTCTGCCAATATTGACCCCTGGTGACCTCCAAGGACCCAGAAAGTGTTTCTGTTCTGTATTCCAAACCATGACCCAGTCAGAGATAACACAGACCCCTCTCATTCTGGGGGACGAATTGTCCATTCATTAATTGTTTCTCCTGACTGGGATAGAAATGTACACTTGTAGCCAAACATTTttagaatgacacaagtattggttttcacaaagtttgctgcttcagtgtttttaaatctttttatcaGTTGTTTCTATGGTATAATGAAGTataataagtttcaaaggcttttattgacagttacattaagtttatgcaaacagTCAATATTTCCAAGTGTTGGCCCTTATTTTTCAatacctctgcagttcacatgttgacaatcaacttctgggcctaACCTTGACTGATGGCagtccattcttgcataatcaatccttggagtttgtcagaattttggggtttttgtttgtccacccgcctcttaaggattgaccacaagttcttaaTGTGATTatggtctggggagtttcctggccatggacccaaagtttcaatgttttgttcccataAATCCATTTCAgtgcattttatgtatatataaaaaggaaTTCATAtctttgtgtacagtatatgaaagaaaaaacagatgtAGCCTGCACACACAAACATATCTGCAACCCCCAGTTTGGGATAGCATTAAGACACTTATGCTAACTTGCAGATAGTTGGGAAGTTCCTAAAACCAGGATCATCTTGAAGGCTGTCTTTCATATCCTTTAGAATCATCTAATGTAAGTATAATTCCTTGCATCTCAGTCTAATTAAAACAAGGCAACTCATAGAGCACCCTATCAATAGTAGAAATCAAGTGCAGATAAACCTGTCCTCTGAGTTAAttggaggaggaggttgggagcatgtgctgttGGTGCATTGCAACATCGACCATATGCCAAAGCACGTgtattgggacccaagtgcagtgggtgatGCCTCggaaccacactggaacagtatgaggttttttttttttcttatacacacatataaaatatatacacacacacacagtcatatgaaaaagtttgggaaaaactaatcaaatgtgaaaaactggctgtgcaaaaatttgggtacccttgcaattttgctgatttgaatgcatgtaactgctcaatactgattacttgcatcaaactggttggattagctcgttaagccttgaacttcatagacaggtgtgtccaatcatgagaaaaggtatttaaggtggtcaattgcaagttgtgcttccctttgactctcctctgaagagtgacagcatgggatcctcaaagcaaatctcaaaagatctgaaaacaaagattgttcagtaacctggtttaggggaaggctacaaaaagctgtcagtttcaactgtaacaaatgtaatcaggaaatggaaggccacagacacagttgctgttaaacccaagtctggcaggccaagaaaaatacaggagcggcatatgcgcaggattgtgagaatggttacagacaacccacagatcatctccaaagacctgcaagaacatcttgctgcagatgtacatctgtatctgtacatcattctacaattcagcgcaatttgcacaaagaacatctgtatggcagggtgatgagaaagaagccctttctgtacttaCCCCACAAActgagtcgcttgttgtatgcaaacactcatttagacaagccagattcattttggaacaaagtgtttggactgatgagacaaaaattgagttatttggtcataacaaaaagggctttgcatggtggaagaagaacaccgcattccaagaaaaacacctgctacctactgtcaaatttggtggaggttccatcatcctgtggggctgtgtggctagttcagggacccttgttaaagtcgagggtcagaagaattcaacccaatatcaacaaattcttcaggataatgttctagcatcagtcacaaagttgaagctatgcaggggttggatattccaacaagacaatgacccaaaacacagttcgaaatctacaaaaacattcatgcagaggaagaagtacaatgttctggaatggccatcacagtcccctaacttgaatatcatcgaaaatctatgggatgatttgaagcaggctgtccatgctcggcagccatcaaatttaactggacTGTAGAGATTTTCTATGGAAGAATGATCAAagatacctccatccagaatccagacactcatcaaggactataggaggtgtctagaggctgttatatttgcaaaagggggctcaactaagtattgatgtaatatctctgttggggtacccaaatttatgcgcctgtctaattttgttatgatgcatattgcatattttctgttaatctaataaacttaatgtcactgctgaaatactactgtttacataaggcatgtcatatattaaaaggaagttgctactttgaaagctcagccaatgataaacaaaaatccaaagaattaggaggggttcccaaactttttcatatgactgtgtgtgtgtgtgtgtgtatattatatataataaaatatacatacataaaaataaaaagagtgactggagtgccaatcctgccaccaactcacAATTGAACCTTGAGCAAAGCACTTAACCTGCAGTTACTTCGTCCTGgatatgacattaacctgcatccagccctgaaagCAGGTCATGAGTTAGAATATTATGCAGTAACTTGTATTGTATATTATCTCACTACATACAgttatgtttaaaatgtacagtcttttccaaaaaataatgCTGATAAACTaagcattgttcttttttttttttatataataagaaACTCCAATTTTCTGATGAGCAGCATACCTAGGCAGATTTTATCACAGGGGGTACGGAATGAGAAAGTTATGCTGGAAGCATAAATTGTAAATGATCATTTTCTTATGGTCTAAAAAACTATCAGCAACCTAAATATAACTTTCATTTAAGGtagaaattaaatttgttttatagAAATTCAATTAAAAGATGTAAATGTCTTAATCTTAAAACTGGTCAGTTTCTACATAAATTATAAATCCTTAAATAATATAATGCAGTGTCTGATCACATACTGTTTAGCACATTAtagaataaatgtattttgtaacttttttttgcaaatttagtgCATAGCATTTATCTcaattgtcatttaaatataattcatcaaagtcttctgtttttatttttagctctAGTAGCTTTACCTTTCTCCTTGGAGTTATGTATTGCACATAAAGTCTCACAATGCAGTAATCAAGTCTAGGTTGCTGTAAACTTTGTATTCTCTGTGGTTCTTACTGAAATTTTGCATCCTGTGTTTAAGATTATAGACCTTGTTTTACGGGGTTGCTAAAACATGCACTGACTGCTCTCTGACTTCTTTGCACTCCACTAGCACAGAACTGTGACATCATCAGATAATATATTTGTGACTTAAATTTTGCATGTACAgactttgaaaatatttaaaccaGGTACTGTGTTTATTTCAGTGGCTTCGGAAGACCACACGAATGAGGCCTCTCTTGTCTGTGCACTGCTAAGCCATGGAGATGATGGGAAAATTTATGGCACAGATGGTTTTTTGGACGTTAAAATCCTAACTGACTTTTTCAAAGGAGATAAATGTAGAAGTCTGGTTGGTAAACCTAAACTATTTTTCATACAGGTAAAGCAATGAATTATGTCTTATTTAAAACCGTACCATTCTGGTTATATTTAAGATTTTGGGGTAGTTTAAGTTCTCACCTGCATTTACCTTCTTAATATTTTTAGCTTGAAAAGTATATAAGTaattgaattgttattattagtacCATCATGAAATTAGAAGTAAACTTTAAAATATACTGACTTCGTTTAAATAAATTGCTTTATGTAATGCATACTTTTAACAACTAATTATTATCCATCTTTCTACTTAATTAATCCTCCTAAACCCTGGAGTTATAtctacaaaataagaataaatagttATAATGCTTAACGTAAGCCTTAACTGCAACTGTGCTTCcagtgtttttctttgatttgtttaGTTTGGATTAATGATTTTAGAAACCCatagttctatttttttttcttttgttgacaaCAGTACCTTTCCAtcttcttcacaaaaaaacaaatatttaagttttgaatgttttg from Erpetoichthys calabaricus chromosome 5, fErpCal1.3, whole genome shotgun sequence includes the following:
- the LOC114651981 gene encoding caspase-3-like, whose translation is MEGDTVDANPDIKRTPEKRRDERMQVDAKSVHGDSYRYNMNYPSIGMCYIINNKNFDPKTGMNVRNGTDVDAAQLRQTFKKLGYKVKVDNDLKCAEIVNNLKKVASEDHTNEASLVCALLSHGDDGKIYGTDGFLDVKILTDFFKGDKCRSLVGKPKLFFIQACRGTELDGGIECDSMESDGPAQRIPVEADFLYAFSTAPGYYSWRNTTTGSWFIQSLCEMLNKYGSELELMQILTRVNNRVAMDFESASNIPGFNTKKQIPCIISMLTKEVYFRL